The Desulfovibrio piger DNA segment CCGGCGACGTGTTCGACCTGATGCAGATGACCCTGGACGAGGCCCGCAAGGGCATCAACATCCAGCGCTACAAGGGTCTTGGTGAAATGAACCCCGAACAGCTCTGGGTGACCACCATGAACCCCGAGAACCGCGTGCTGCTGCAGGTCTCGGTGGAGGACGCCAACGAGGCTTCGGACGCCTTCGAGGAACTCATGGGCGACCGGGTGGAGCCCCGCCGCGAGTTCATCGAACGCAACGCCCTGAGCGTGCAGGATCTGGACATCTAGCTGCCGGAGGGACGACGCATGCAGGATACCGGCAAGGAAAAGAAGAGCTGCTTCGGCTGCTCCGTCATCGCCGTCTGCGGCTGGCTGGTCTGCGCGGCCATGTGCCTGTGGCTGACCATCTCGCTGGAAGGCTACCCCAAGGCCTACAGCCTGGCCTATCCGGCAGCCATGGCGGTGCTGTTCAGCAACATCTTCGTCTTCATCTTCACCAGCTCCCGCTGCGCGGGGGACGTGCGCCGTCTCCTGCCCGCCGTGATCCGTGTCTGCTTCGGTGAGGGGACCATGCTGCTGCTGGTCTGGCTCTGGGGCAGGTACTGGCTGGCTGCCTGAGGACGTTTCCCGGCGGGGCCGCCCGGCGGCTCCCCCGGTACGACATCCTTTGAGAAAGAACACGGGACCCGCTCCCGACCTGATATTTTACCTGCGAGGCAAACGTGTCTGAACAGAACAGCGGCATACAGCAGCCGCAAGTCAGCATTGAGAAGGAACTCCGCAAGTCCTATCTGGAGTATTCCCTTTCGGTCATCATCGGGCGCGCCATCCCCGACGCGCGCGACGGCCTCAAGCCCGTGCACCGGCGCATCATGTACGCCCAGTACGAGCTGGCCAACAGTTACAACCGTCCGCACAAGAAATCGGCGCGCATCGTCGGTGACGTCATCGGTAAGTATCACCCCCACGGCGACAGCGCCGTGTACGATGCCCTGGTGCGTCTGGCCCAGGATTTCTCCATGCGCGATCCGCTGGTGGACGGGCAGGGCAATTTCGGTTCCATCGACGGCGACGCCGCGGCCGCCATGCGTTACACGGAAGTGCGCATGTCGCGTCTGGCCAGCGAGTTCCTGGCCGACATCGACAAGGAGACCGTGGACTTCCGGCCCAACTACGACAACACCCTGCAGGAGCCCTCGGTGCTGCCCACCAAGGTGCCCAACCTGCTGCTCAACGGTTCGTCGGGCATCGCCGTGGGCATGGCCACCAACATCCCGCCCCACAACCTGGGCGAGCTGTGCGACGCCCTGCAGATGCTGCTGGACGATCCCCAGTGCACCATCTCGGACCTCATGGAAGTGGTCAAGGGCCCGGACTTCCCCACGCGCGGCTTCGTCTACGCGGGCAAGGGCCTGTCCGATGCCTACCACACCGGTCGCGGCACCGTGAAAGTGCGCGGCCGTCTGGAAGTGGAAGAACGCAAGAAGGGCCTGCAGGCCATCGTCATCCGCGAGATCCCCTTCGGCCTCAACAAGTCCTCGCTGGTGGAGAAGATCGCCGGTCTGGTCAATGACCACAAGATCGACGGCATCTCCGACCTGCGCGACGAATCCGACCGCAAGGGCATCCGCGTGGTCATCGACCTGAAGCGCGGCACCATCCCGGACATCGTCATCAACAGCCTGTACAAGTACACGCCGCTGGAGACCAGTTTCGGCATCAACATGCTGGCCGTTGTGGACAACCGTCCCGTGCTGCTCAACCTCAAGACGGCCCTGTCCTGCTTTGTGGACCACCGTCGCGAGGTGGTCATCCGCCGCACCCGCTACGACCTGCAGAAGGCCGAGGCCCGCGCCCACATCCTGGAAGGTCTGCGCATCGCCATCGACCACATCGACGAAGTGGTGGCCCTGATCCGCGCCTCCGCCAGCCCGGACGAGGCCCGCGCCGGCCTCATGCAGCGTTTCGAGCTCACCGAGGTGCAGGCCCGCGCCATCCTGGACATGCGCCTGCAGCGCCTGACCGGCCTGCAGCGTGAAGAGCTCATGGCCGAATACCGCGAACTGCTGGAAAAGATCGAGTTCTTCAAGTCCGTGCTGGAGAACCCCGAAGTGCTGCGCTCCGAGCTCAAGCGCGAGATCCGCGAGATCCGCGAGACCTTCGCCACGCCGCGCCGTACCGAGGTGCTCACCGACGCCCTGGGCGGCATCGACATCGAGGACCTCATCCCCGACGAGGAAGTGGTCATCACCCTGTCGCGCCGCGGCTACATGAAGCGCACCAGCCTGGAGAACTACCAGCAGCAGAAGCGCGGCGGCAAGGGCATCGCGGCCCTGCATACCTCCGATGACGACTATGTGCAGGAGTTTTTGACCACCACCAACCACCAGTACCTGTGCCTGTTCACCAACAAGGGCCGCATGCACCAGCTCAAGGTGCATCAGGTGCCCGAGGGCAGCCGCACGGCCAAGGGCGTGCACATCAACAACCTGCTGCCCCTGGAAGAAGGGGAGTGGGTCACCACGGTGCTGGCCGTGCGCGAGTTCGCCGAGGACAAGTACTTCCTCTTCGTGACCAAGCGCGGCATGGTCAAGCGTTCCTCGGCCTCGCTCTACGCGCGCTGCCGCAAGAGCGGCCTCATGGCCGTGGGCCTGCGCGAGGACGACGAGCTGGTGGTGGTGCGGCCCATCCGTGAGGACAGCCACATCGTGCTGGCCACGGCCGACGGCTACTCCATCCGCTTCGCCTGCAAGGACGTGCGTCCCATGGGCCGCGTGGCCACGGGCGTCAAGGGCATCGCCCTGCGCCGTCAGGACGTGGTGGTGGCCGGCGTCATCCTCAAGGAGAACGACCAGACCACGGAGATCATGTCCATTTCCGCCAACGGCTTCGGCAAGCGCACCCGCGTGGACCTCTACCGCCTGCAGTCGCGCGGCGGCAAGGGCATCATCAACTTCAAGGTCACGTCCAAGACCGGTCCCGTGGTGGGCGCCATGCCCGTGCGTGACAACGACGGCCTCATCATGCTGACCTCGGCCAACAAGGTGGTGCGCATCGGCGTGGAAGACGTGCGCAGCAAGGGCCGGGCCACCATGGGCGTCATGCTGGTGCGCCTGGACGAAGGCGCGCATGTGGTGGGCTTCGACCGCGTGGACGAAGGCGGCCAGACCGGCAGCCGCATGGACGACCTGGAGGACGATGACGACGCGCCCGAAAGCGCGGCGGCACCTCTGGAGAGCGCTCCGGCGGAAGCGGGAGCCGATGACGGCAACGAATAGATACGCGGCGCGGCGCCCCTGGGGACGCCGCGCCCTTTGGTTCCGGTCCCCGGCAGCTGCCGGGCCGGACCCGGGCAGGCACGGGACCGGGGAGACCCGGCCGTGCATCCCTTCTTTCCCTGTCCGGGGCAGAGCAGGAGTCAGGGGAGGAACGGCGCGGGCGCGGACTTGCATTGCGCGGCCCGCCGTTATATGACACGCCCTTTGTACCGCCGTGCGCTGGTCGGCCGCCTTGCCTGCAAGGCGGGCCCCGGAGCGGTGAGAGGGAAGACGGTCCCGCCGCAGGGCGGAGGAGACAACAACGCATTTTGCGCTGGCAGTGAGGAAACGCTATGATTCGCCACGAGTGTGGTCTTTTGGGTATCTACGGTCATGAGGAAGCGGCGCGACTGACCTATTTCGGTCTGTACGCCCAGCAGCATCGCGGACAGGAAAGCGCGGGCATCGTCACCATCGACGAGAAAGGCCTGCTGCACGAGCACAAAGGCATGGGCCTGGTGCCCGATGTCTTCGCCGAAGCCAACCTGCAGGCCCTGCCGGGCACCATCTCTCTGGGCCATGTGCGTTACTCCACCACGGGCCGTTCCGCGGCGCGCAACGCCCAGCCCTTCGTGGCCCACTACAAGGGGCTGGACATCGCCATCGCCCACAACGGCAACCTGGTGAACACCATGGAGCTGCGCGAGGAGCTGGAGAACGACGGCGCCATCTTCAGCACCACCAACGATACCGAAGTTTTCATGCACCTCATCGTGCGCGCCCTGCGCGAGCATGACCTGGTGGACGCCATCCGCGAAGCCTGTGCCCGCGTGCGCGGCGCCTACTGCCTGCTGGTCTACGCCGGCGGCACCATGGTGGCCGTGCGCGACCCCCACGGTTTCCATCCCCTGGCCCTGGGCCGTCTGGACGGCGCGCCGGTGCTGGCCTCCGAGACCTGTGCCTTCGACCTGCTGGAAGCCGACTACGAGCGTCCCATCCAGCCCGGCGAGATGCTGATCATGGACGGCAAGGGCGAACACAGCGAACAGCTGCGCGGCCCCCTGCCGGAACGTCCCCGCCAGTGCATCTTTGAACTGGTCTACTTTGCCCGCCCCGACTCCTTCGTCTTCGGCGAGCAGGTCTACCAGTGCCGCAAGCAGATGGGCTGGCAGCTGGCCCACGAGTCCACCCCCGACGTGGACTTCATCATGCCCTTCCCCGATTCCGGCGTCTATTCGGCCGTGGGCTTCGCCCAGTGCGCCGAGCTGCCCTATGAGCACGCCATGATCCGTAACCACTACGTGGGTCGTACCTTCATCCAGCCCACGCAGAGCATGCGCAACTTCGGCGTGCGCGTGAAGATCAACCCCGTGCGCTCCATGATCGAAGGCAAGAAGATCTGCATCGTGGACGACTCCATCGTGCGCGGCACCACCATGATCACCCGCGTCAAGAAGCTGCGCGAGCTGGGCGCCAAGGAAGTGCATATCCGCATCAGCTGCCCGCCGGTGAAGTTCCCCTGCTTCTACGGCATCGACTTCGCCTCGCGCGGCGAGCTCATCGCGGCCAAGTACAGCCTGCCCGAGATCACCAAGATGCTGGACGTGGATTCCCTGCATTACCTGAGCATCGACGGCCTGCTGCGCTCCGTCATGCAGTCCGACAGCTACTGCCTGGCCTGCTTCGACGGCAATTATCCCGTGCCCTGCCGCGAGTCGGGCAAACTCCGTCTGGAATGCGGCGGCTGCTGCGGCAGCCGTTAGTCCGAGGTTTTTCACATGGCTGTTATCGCTAATCGTATCAAGGGCTTCGCGGACATGTATCCGCCGCAGAGCTCGCTGTTCACCCGCATGGAGAATACCGCGCGCGAGATCTTCAGCCGTTACGGCTTCGTGGAGCTGCGCACCCCCGTGCTGGAATACACCGACCTGTTCAAGCGCTCCATCGGCGAAGAGACCGACGTGGTGCAGAAAGAGATGTTCACCTTCCCGGACCGCAAGGGCCGCATGATGACCATGCGCCCCGAAGCCACGGCCGGCGTCATGCGCGCCTATGTGGAAGATGCCCGCTACAGCCGCGAGTCCGTGAGCCGTCTGTTCACCACCGGCCCCATGTTCCGTTACGAGCGTCCCCAGAAGGGCCGCATGCGCCAGTTCCACCAGATCAACTGCGAATGCCTGGGCTCCCATAGCCCCTACGCCGACGCGGACCTGATCATCATGCTCACGCGCTTCCTCACCGCGCTGGGCCTCAAGGATCTGACGCTCAAGCTCAACTCCCTGGGCTGCGCCCACTGCCGCCCGCTGTTCAAGCAGGCCCTGGTGGACTATCTGCACCGCCAGGACTGCTGTGACCAGCTGTGCGAGGACTGCACCCGCCGTATGGAGACCAACCCCCTGCGCGTGCTGGACTGCAAGCAGGAAAAATGCCGCTGCGTCACCGACGAAGCGCCCCGCCTGCTGGACTACAACTGCCCCGAGTGCAAGGAACACTTCGACACCGTGCTGCGTCTGCTGGACGCCGCCGGGGTCAAGTACGAGATCGACCACCGTCTGGTGCGCGGTCTGGACTACTATTGCCGCACCACCTTCGAGGTGGTAAGCGGAAGCATCGGTGCGCAGGCCGCCGTGGCCGGTGGCGGCCGTTATGACGGCCTGGTCAAGAGCGTGGGCGGCCCCGACGTGCCCGGCGTGGGCTTTGCCTGCGGCATGGAACGCCTGGCCCTCATGCTCGGGGACGAAGAAGCCCCCCGCCCGGATTTCTATGCCGTGGCCATGGACGCGCAGAGCCGTGACCTGAGCTTCGGCCTGGTGCAGCGCCTGCGCGGCCTGGGCCTCAAGGGCGAGATGAATTTCAGCGATGCCGGTTTCAAGGGCCTGATGCGTCAGGCGGGCAAGTCCAATGCCCGTTTCTGCTGCATCATGGGCCCCGATGAAGCGGCCGCCGGCGCCGTGGTCGTCAAAGACATGGACAGCGGTGAGCAGCAGACCCTGTCCCTGGATGCCGCGGCGGACTTCCTTGCTGCCAATTCTGACAATGGGAAAAAATAATGACTGAACAGACGCAAAGCCTGGACGTGCAGCAGGAACACCAGAAGTTCATCGAAGACCTCGGCGACTGGACCCGCAGCCACACTTGCGGCCAGCTGACCCTGGACAACGATGGACAGACGGTCTGCCTCATGGGCTGGGTGCAATACCGCCGCGACCACGGCGGCCTCATCTTCGTGGACCTGCGTGACCGTGAAGGCCTGACCCAGGTCGTTTTCAGCCCCGATATCGCTCCCGCCGCGCACGAGAACGCGCACATCCTGCGTTCCGAGTACGTGCTGGCCATCAAGGGCGTGGTGCGTCCCCGTCCCGAGGGCATGACCAACCCCAATCTGGTCACCGGTGCCATCGAAGTGGTGGTGCATGAGTGGAAGCTGCTCAACACCTCCAAGACCCCGCCCTTCGCCATCGAAGAACGCTGCGACGCCGGTGAGAACCTGCGCCTGGCCTGGCGTTATCTGGACCTGCGCCGTCCGCGCATGCAGGCCAACCTGCGTCTGCGCCACAAGGTGGCCCAGGCCATCCGCCGCCAGCTGGACGACGACGGCTTCCTGGAAGTGGAGACCCCGGTGCTCACCAAGTCCACGCCCGAAGGCGCCCGCGACTTCCTGGTGCCCAGCCGTCTCAACCCCGGCCAGTTCTACGCCCTGCCGCAGTCGCCCCAGCTGTTCAAGCAGCTGCTCATGGTGGGCGGTTTCGACCGCTACTTCCAGATCGTGCGCTGCTTCCGTGACGAAGACCTGCGTGCCGACCGCCAGCCCGAATTCACCCAGGTGGATATCGAGATGAGCTTCGTGGACGAGGAAAAGGTCATGACCATGGCCGAAAACCTCATGGCCCGCGTGTTCCACGACGTCATGGGCATGGACATCCCCCGTCCCTTCCCGCGCATGAAGTATGAAGAAGCCATGCGCCGCTACGGTGTGGACAAGCCCGATACCCGCTTCGGTCTGGAGCTGGTGGACATCACCGACATCGTGCGCGGTTCCGGCTTCAAGCTCTTTGCCCAGGCCAAGCTGGTCAAGGCCATGAAGGTGCCCGGCGGCGAATCCATGACCCGCAAGGAGATCGACGCCTACACCGAGTTCGTCAAGATCTACGGCGCCATGGGCCTGGCCTGGATCAAGATCAAGGAAAACGAGTGGCAGTCGCCCATCGCCAAGTTCCTGTCCGAAGAAGAACGCGCCGGCATCCGTGAGGCCCTGGACCTCCAGGTGGGCGACATCGTCTTCTTCCAGGCCGGCGAGCCCGCCATGGTCAACGCCGCCCTGGGCAACCTGCGCGTGCACCTGGGCAACCAGCTGGGCCTGATCCCCGAGAACACCTTCAACTTCCTGTGGGTGACGGAATTCCCGCTGTTCGAATACAGCGAGGAAGAAAAGCGCTACGTGGCCTGCCACCATCCCTTCACCTCGCCCGCGCCCGGGCATCTGGAGATCATGAACAGCGACCCGGCCCGCGCCCTGGCCCGTGCCTACGACATGGTGCTCAACGGCAACGAAGTGGGCGGCGGTTCCATCCGCATCCACTCCGCCGAAGTGCAGCGCCACATGTTCCAGGCCCTGGGCTTCACGCCCGAGCAGGCCGAGGCCCAGTTCGGCTTCCTCATCCAGGCCCTGGAGCACGGTGCGCCGCCGCACGGTGGTCTGGCCTTTGGTCTGGACCGTCTGGTCATGCTGCTTTCCGGTGCGTCCAGCATCCGCGACGTCATCGCCTTCCCCAAGACCCAGAAGGCCACCTGCCTGATGACCGAGGCACCCTCCACGGTGTCCGCGCGTCAGCTGCGTGAACTGGGTCTGCGCCTGCGCGAGACCGACAAGGAAGCCGCCAAACCCGCCGAGAACGCCCAGGCCTAGCGGGAGGATGCCATGATTCTGGATATTGTGACCTATCCTGCTGCCAGCCTGAAGGAAAAATGCGTGCCCGTGACGGAGATCACCGACGAGATCCGCCAGCTGGCCGCCGACATGCTGGAGACCATGTACGAGGCCCCCGGCGTGGGGCTGGCCGCCCCGCAGGTGGGCCGTAATATCCGCATGCTGGTCATGGACCCCGCCGCGCAGGACGAGGAGAAGCAGCCCCGGGTCGTCATCAACCCCGAACTGACCCTGAGCGAGGACACCGTGCTCAGCCGTCAGGAAGGCTGCCTCTCCGTGCCCCTCAACTACCGGGCCGACGTGCAGCGCGCCGAGCGCGTGCACCTGCGTTACATGGATCTGGACGGCAAGATCGTGGAAGAGAATCTGGAAGGATTCCCGGCCATCGTCATCCAGCATGAGGCCGACCATCTGGACGGCACCCTCTTCATCGACCGCATCGGCCGTCTGCGCCGTTCCCTGTACGACACCCGGGTGAAGAAATGGCTCAAACGCAAAGGATAGTCTTCATGGGGACTCCGGACCTGGCCGCCGCCGTGCTGCGGCGGCTGGTCCGGTGGCCCGGCGGCGACGTGGTGGCCGTCTACACCCAGCCTGACCGGCCGGCTGGCCGGGGCCACAAGCTGACGCCCTCGCCGGTGAAAAAGCTGGCCCTGGAGCTGGGCCTGCCCGTGCACCAGCCCCTGAACTTCCGTCAGGAAGGCGCGGTGGACGAGCTGGCCTCCCTCAAGCCCGACCTGCTGGTGGTGGCCGCCTACGGCCTCATCCTGCCGCAGGCCGTGCTGGACATCCCCACGGTGGACACCCTCAACGTGCACACCTCCCTGCTGCCGCGTTACCGCGGCGCCGCGCCCATCCAGCGCGCCGTCATGGAAAACTGGCAGCCCGGTGACGTGACGGGCGTGTCCATCATGCGCATCGTGCCCGCCCTCGACGCCGGGCCGGTCTACGCCCAGTGCGAGGTGCCCATCGGCGAGCATACGGCGGGCAGCCTGCATGACGCCCTGGCCGAAGCCGGGGGCGAGCTGCTGCTCACGGTGCTGGACCAGCTCCGCGACGGCAGCGCCCAGCCTCGGGAACAGGACGAGAGCCGCGTCACCTACGCCGCCAAGCTGGCCAAGGAAGACGGCTATATCGACTGGGCCCGTCCGGCCGCCGAGGTCCACGCCCGCATCCGCGGCGTGACGCCCTGGCCCGGTGCGCGTCTCCAGGCCCGTTTCGACGGGCAGGACGAGCTGCTGCCCCTGCTGCTCCAGCCCGGTCGCGTGGACGAGCCCTGCGACGGTGTGCAGCCCGGCAGCCTGCGTACGGACAAGAAAGGCCTGTGCGTGGCCTGTGCCGATCGCTGGTACCGCCTGCTGGTGGTGCGCCCCCAGGGCCGCAAGGACATGGAGGCCGCGGCCTTCGTCAACGGCCATCTGCGCCCGGCCCAGCATGGCGTGTGCGGCATGGCCGTGCCTTTTGGCGAGTAGATATTTTTTGTGGGGGAAGGGGCGTTTTTTGTAAAAACCGCCCCTTCCCTCACGCCCCCAACCCTGAAAAAACGTTATCCAGGTGACGTCACCCGTCCCCGTCGTTGACCGGCGGGCAGTGACAGCGCACATGGACCGAAAAGAGAGAGGAAAGGCCGCTCCGTCAGGAGCGGCCTTTCTGTTTTTTCTGCGGGTGACTGTTGGTTTTGGCAGTCTCTGGATTTGGGGAGTGGATCGTCAGTGCGAGATACGGCATCCCCTGGAGCATATTTTCCTGAATAAAACGCGCTGAGGAAGGGATGGGGGGCAGGGGGAAGGGGAACCCCTCTCGCGTTGGCAGAGGGGTTCCCCTTCCCCTGAAAAACAGTGCCGGTCCTACCTTCCGGCCTCCTTGTGGCGCCAGTTCAGGAGCAGGGCCGAATTGATGATGACCAGCACCGAACCGGCGTTGTGGACGAGAGCGCCCAGCACCGGCGAGAGCAGGCCGCCCATGGCCAGGAAGATGGCCGCGAAATTGAGGATCATGGAGAAGGACAGATTGAGGGTGATGGTGCGCATCATGCGCCGGGACAGGGCGAAGATGTGCGGCAGTTCCTTGATGTCGTCATGCACCAGGGCCATGTCGGCGGCGTCCACGGCGATGTCGCTGCCGATGCCGCCCATGGCCACGCCCACGAAGGCCTTTTTCAGGGCGGGGGCGTCATTGATGCCGTCACCGATCATGCAGACGGGCCGCTCCTGACGCTGGCTGTCCGCGATCCATTCCAGCTTGTCGGCGGGCAGGCAGTTGGCGCGCACACCGTCCAGGGCCAGGCCCGCGCTGACGCTGCGGGCGGCGGCCTCGTTGTCGCCGGTCAGCAGCATGGTGGACACGCCCGCGTCCCGCAGACCCTGCAGGGTGGCGGCAGCCGTGTTGCGCAGGCTGTCGGCCAGGGCGATGAAACCGGCAAAATGGCCGTCCAAGGCCACATAGACAAGACTCTGGCCCGCATCCAGGGCGCGCTGCGCTTCTTCCTTGTCCGTGGGGGACAGGGCGATGCCGTTATCCTGCAACAGGGCAGCGTTGCCCGCCAGCAGCGCATGGCCGTCCACACGAGCGGAGACACCGCGCCCGGGCAGCATGCGGAAATCCTCGGCTTCGGGGATGTCCCGCGTGCCCGCGTCCCGCACGATGGCCTTGCCCAGCGGGTGTTCGGAGCGCCGCTCCGCGGCGGCGGTCAGAAGGTGCAGCTGCTGCGGCGCGAGTTCGGGCAGGGCGCTGTGCACATGGGCCACGCCGGGAGTGCCCCGGGTGAGGGTGCCGGTCTTGTCGAAGGCCACGACCCTGACGCGGGCCAGACGCTCCAGCGCGTCCCCTTCCTTGACCAGGACGCCGTGGCGGGTGGCATTGCCGATGGCGGCCATGATGGCCGTGGGCGTGGCCAGCACCAGGGCGCAGGGACAGAAGACCACCAGGATGGTCACGGCGCGCAGCACTTCGCCGGTCACGATCCAGGTGCCCGCAGCGGCGGTCAGGGCCGTGACCACGATCCAGGTGGCCCAGCGGTCGGCCAGGCTCACGATACGGGCCTTGCCCGCGTCGGCGGACTGCACCAGGCGGATCATGCGCTGCAGGGAGCTGTCCTCGCCCACCTTGACGGCGCGCATGTCGAAGGCCCCGAACTGGTTCACCGTGCCGCTGGACACCGTATCGCCGGGGCCCTTGTCCACGGGCAGGGACTCGCCGGTCATGACCGACTGGTCGATGGCCGTCTGGCCGCTGACGATGATGCCGTCCACCGGTATGGTCTCGCCGGGCAGCACGCGCAGCAGGTCGTCCACGCGTACCTCTTCGGCGGGGATGATGCTCTCGGCCGTGCCGTCCAGGCGCCGGGCCGTGCGCGGGGTCAGATGCACCAGCCGCTCGATGCCCGCCCGGGCCTTGGCCACGGTGCGTTCCTCCAGCAGGGCGCCCAGCTGCATGATGAAGGCCACCTCACCGGCGGCGAAGATCTCGCCGATAATGACGGACGCCAGCAGGGCCAGCGAGACCAGCACGTCGGCCTTGATGTCGAAGCGCGTGAACAGGCCTTCGGCGCCTTCCTTGATGATGGGCACGCCGCACAGCAGCACGGCCAGCCAGGCCGGATCCACAGGACCGGGGACAACTTCCAGAAAACTCAGCAGCAGGGCCACTGCCGAGATACCCAGGGCCAGTGCCTGCCGGGGTTCTTCCCTGAGCCATTCCTTGACGTCTGCCAGCATGGGGCCTCCTTGTCTGTCCGGGGGCGTCATGGGCATCCACAGGTCCGGCATGTGCGGAAGGCTCTGCGGCGGATGTGCGCGGGGACAGGCGGGGTGGAAATGTATTGGATCGGCCCTCAAGATACCTATAGGGGTATAGGTAGTCAAGCAGGGGACAAAAAAAAGCCGGGCAGGCCCGGCTAGCTGCGACGGGAAAAATGTTCCACGGCCTTGGCAAAGGCCGCGATGGTGGCGTCGGCATCCCCGTGTTCGATGCCGTCGCGCACGCAGTGCTGCAAATGGCCTTCCAGCACGATCTGGCCCACCCGGTGCAGGGCGCCCTTGACCGCGTTGATCTGGATGAGGATGTCCTCGCAGGGCACGTCCTTGTCGATCATCTGGTCGATGGCCTGCAACTGGCCCATGAGCTTCTTCATCCGGCGGTGCAGGTTCTCCGCATCCATGCATTGTCTCATACGTCCTCCTTTCAGGGCAGGGGACATTATTGCGGGCCGTCTGTCAAGAGGAGGGCGGATACGGGGAGGGGGCAGGCCAGGTTCCGGCGCCTGTCCATCTGCCGTCTTCCTGCCGTCCGCGTCCCGAAGCCATCGTGTCCATGCGGACGGGCAGGGGGCGCAGCAGGG contains these protein-coding regions:
- a CDS encoding heavy metal translocating P-type ATPase, with product MLADVKEWLREEPRQALALGISAVALLLSFLEVVPGPVDPAWLAVLLCGVPIIKEGAEGLFTRFDIKADVLVSLALLASVIIGEIFAAGEVAFIMQLGALLEERTVAKARAGIERLVHLTPRTARRLDGTAESIIPAEEVRVDDLLRVLPGETIPVDGIIVSGQTAIDQSVMTGESLPVDKGPGDTVSSGTVNQFGAFDMRAVKVGEDSSLQRMIRLVQSADAGKARIVSLADRWATWIVVTALTAAAGTWIVTGEVLRAVTILVVFCPCALVLATPTAIMAAIGNATRHGVLVKEGDALERLARVRVVAFDKTGTLTRGTPGVAHVHSALPELAPQQLHLLTAAAERRSEHPLGKAIVRDAGTRDIPEAEDFRMLPGRGVSARVDGHALLAGNAALLQDNGIALSPTDKEEAQRALDAGQSLVYVALDGHFAGFIALADSLRNTAAATLQGLRDAGVSTMLLTGDNEAAARSVSAGLALDGVRANCLPADKLEWIADSQRQERPVCMIGDGINDAPALKKAFVGVAMGGIGSDIAVDAADMALVHDDIKELPHIFALSRRMMRTITLNLSFSMILNFAAIFLAMGGLLSPVLGALVHNAGSVLVIINSALLLNWRHKEAGR
- a CDS encoding metal-sensing transcriptional repressor, translating into MRQCMDAENLHRRMKKLMGQLQAIDQMIDKDVPCEDILIQINAVKGALHRVGQIVLEGHLQHCVRDGIEHGDADATIAAFAKAVEHFSRRS